In Maridesulfovibrio sp., a single genomic region encodes these proteins:
- a CDS encoding flavodoxin family protein translates to MKAVAFNASARKGGNTSIMLKAVLAPLEAAGIETELIEIGPKPLSGCIACYKCFERKDGKCAVKDDMNEYIAKMVEADAIILGSPTYFADVTSNMKSLIDRSGMVTRAGGNLLSRKIGAGVAVARRAGSIHVFNSINHFFFINGMVVPGSSYWNVGFGREPGDIDNDAEALSTMKTLGENIAWLLEKTVG, encoded by the coding sequence ATGAAAGCAGTAGCATTCAATGCCAGCGCCAGAAAAGGCGGGAACACTTCAATAATGCTCAAGGCAGTACTGGCCCCGCTTGAAGCGGCAGGAATTGAGACCGAACTGATCGAAATCGGACCGAAACCTCTTTCCGGCTGTATCGCCTGTTACAAGTGTTTTGAGCGCAAGGATGGCAAGTGTGCAGTAAAGGACGACATGAACGAGTACATTGCCAAAATGGTCGAAGCCGATGCCATCATACTCGGTTCGCCGACTTATTTTGCGGATGTGACCTCCAACATGAAATCCCTCATCGACAGGTCCGGGATGGTCACCCGTGCAGGCGGGAACCTCCTTTCCCGTAAAATAGGGGCAGGCGTTGCTGTTGCACGCCGGGCAGGTTCGATACATGTGTTCAATTCAATCAACCACTTCTTTTTCATAAACGGCATGGTGGTTCCCGGTTCATCATACTGGAATGTCGGGTTCGGGCGCGAACCCGGCGATATCGACAACGATGCCGAAGCATTGTCCACCATGAAGACACTTGGCGAAAACATCGCATGGCTGCTTGAAAAAACCGTCGGTTAA
- the gmk gene encoding guanylate kinase — protein MTDMRKPERKGQVLVLCAPSGTGKSTLVRKLRSEFPQIGFSISCTTREPRTGEEDGRDYYFLTVDQFNEKLENGDFAEWAEVHGNFYGTPKEPVEQMLFKGMDILFDIDFQGCMQLMESMPDGVFVFLMPPSYGELKSRLEGRNTDSESVISRRLRNAMKEMASAPKFEYWIVNDDLERAYGELKSIYLAGKNRPCSNPGLLESILSTWE, from the coding sequence ATGACTGATATGCGAAAACCGGAACGCAAAGGACAGGTGCTGGTGTTGTGTGCCCCTTCCGGAACGGGCAAAAGCACGCTGGTAAGGAAACTGCGTTCCGAATTCCCCCAGATCGGTTTTTCCATCTCCTGTACCACTCGCGAGCCCCGCACGGGGGAGGAGGATGGCAGGGATTATTATTTCCTCACGGTTGACCAGTTCAACGAGAAGCTGGAAAACGGTGATTTTGCCGAATGGGCCGAGGTCCACGGCAATTTTTACGGAACCCCCAAGGAACCGGTTGAGCAGATGCTGTTCAAAGGCATGGACATCCTTTTCGACATCGATTTCCAGGGTTGCATGCAGCTTATGGAATCCATGCCGGACGGAGTGTTTGTCTTTCTGATGCCCCCTTCCTACGGAGAGTTGAAGTCCCGGCTGGAAGGGCGCAATACCGATTCGGAATCCGTAATCTCCAGAAGATTGAGGAATGCCATGAAGGAGATGGCTTCGGCCCCGAAATTTGAATACTGGATAGTCAATGATGATCTGGAAAGGGCTTACGGCGAACTCAAATCCATTTACCTTGCCGGCAAAAACCGTCCCTGCAGCAATCCGGGACTTCTCGAAAGCATTTTAAGCACCTGGGAGTAA
- the mtaB gene encoding tRNA (N(6)-L-threonylcarbamoyladenosine(37)-C(2))-methylthiotransferase MtaB has translation MKKFWLTTLGCKINQYESESIRQRWLGLGYEQAESDAEAHEVVINSCAVTASALRDLRRTVRALNRRNPSAEIIITGCAAQVFAEDLADLPGVTEVIPQERKADLLRLGDSSGHESEKTVFQPFEIKDYQRARAVVKVQDGCSHRCTYCIVPITRGPSVSRNPEDVLSEIRRLLAAGFREMVVSGINLSHYGREFPTPMDFWDLMEQIENEFGREWGGRFRLRISSLEPGQLDERALEIFSGSSLICPQLHLSLQSGDNQVLKRMGRGHYKAEDVIVFLDKLQQVWPVFGLGADILTGFPGETEEEFKNTLEFCSMLPLSYAHVFPYSIRPGTAAAEMKGQLDGALKKERGRILREAIELKKTAFLKKLCQRESLKVLFQDESKGICEFYSTCELEHPFEGTVPRELVDVVPVKVLEDRLLVKLL, from the coding sequence ATGAAAAAATTCTGGCTTACCACCCTGGGGTGCAAAATAAATCAATATGAGAGCGAGTCCATTCGCCAGCGCTGGCTGGGGCTGGGCTATGAACAGGCTGAAAGCGATGCCGAAGCGCATGAGGTGGTTATAAACTCATGCGCTGTGACAGCTTCGGCCCTGCGCGACCTGCGCCGGACTGTCCGGGCTCTCAATCGCCGCAATCCTTCTGCGGAAATCATCATAACCGGGTGTGCCGCACAGGTCTTTGCCGAAGATCTGGCCGATCTCCCCGGAGTGACGGAAGTAATACCGCAGGAACGCAAGGCCGACCTGTTGAGGCTCGGCGACAGTTCAGGACATGAATCAGAAAAGACCGTTTTCCAACCTTTTGAAATCAAGGATTACCAGCGCGCAAGGGCGGTTGTTAAGGTGCAGGACGGTTGTTCGCACCGCTGCACCTATTGCATCGTGCCCATAACCAGAGGTCCCAGCGTCAGCCGCAATCCGGAAGATGTGCTGAGTGAGATCAGACGGCTGCTTGCTGCCGGGTTCCGTGAGATGGTCGTCAGCGGAATCAATCTGAGCCATTACGGGCGGGAATTTCCCACTCCCATGGACTTCTGGGACCTGATGGAACAGATCGAAAACGAGTTCGGCCGTGAATGGGGCGGTCGGTTTCGGCTGCGCATCAGTTCCCTTGAGCCAGGCCAACTGGACGAAAGGGCGCTGGAAATTTTTTCCGGTTCTTCACTTATCTGCCCGCAACTGCATCTTTCCCTGCAAAGCGGGGATAATCAGGTGCTTAAGCGGATGGGAAGAGGGCATTACAAGGCGGAAGACGTTATTGTTTTTCTGGATAAGCTTCAGCAGGTATGGCCTGTTTTCGGGCTTGGTGCGGATATTCTGACCGGTTTTCCCGGAGAAACCGAAGAGGAATTCAAGAATACTCTGGAATTTTGTAGCATGCTGCCTCTTTCTTATGCTCACGTTTTCCCTTACTCTATAAGACCGGGTACGGCTGCCGCAGAAATGAAAGGACAACTCGACGGGGCATTGAAGAAGGAGCGCGGTCGCATACTGCGCGAAGCGATAGAGCTCAAGAAAACTGCGTTTCTGAAGAAACTCTGCCAAAGGGAGAGTTTGAAAGTCCTTTTTCAGGATGAGAGCAAGGGTATCTGTGAATTTTATTCCACCTGCGAACTGGAGCACCCGTTTGAAGGGACTGTTCCCCGCGAACTGGTGGACGTGGTGCCGGTAAAAGTCCTTGAGGACAGACTGCTCGTGAAACTTCTGTAG
- a CDS encoding DEAD/DEAH box helicase, which yields MGFENFGLDKRLVSGLRSAGYTRPTPVQEKVVPAVLAGRDVLAAARTGTGKTAAFVLPVLQRLLDADAGKRGPVRVLVLAPTRELALQIHETFFTLGRQTGIRCAAVYGGAGISPQARDVKKSAIVTACPGRLLDLMARDEIDLSAVDILVLDEADRMLDMGFRDEVRRILDQLPEERMTLLFSATLPDGVAELAGLVLADPEFIRVDAAPVAEGVEHMCCPVPLHLKQRLLKFLLRELDFESVLVFVRTKRWARRLAQRLSKWGFRAADLHGDLSQSKRNRALDGFKSGEFNILVATDLAARGIDCSGISHVINYDMPDSVEIYIHRIGRTGRAGRSGSACLLCAPEERERLVEIEESLGYSLPLYNIDSFNYDAPPSIEPESETKFCFNKK from the coding sequence TTGGGCTTTGAAAATTTCGGATTGGATAAACGTCTTGTTTCCGGGCTTCGCAGTGCCGGTTATACTCGTCCCACCCCTGTGCAGGAAAAGGTTGTCCCTGCCGTTCTGGCCGGGCGAGATGTGCTGGCTGCCGCACGGACCGGTACAGGAAAGACCGCTGCTTTCGTACTTCCTGTTTTGCAGCGTCTGCTGGATGCGGATGCCGGAAAACGCGGTCCTGTACGGGTGCTTGTGCTTGCGCCCACCCGCGAACTGGCCCTGCAGATTCACGAAACATTTTTTACTCTGGGCCGGCAGACCGGGATAAGGTGCGCTGCTGTCTATGGTGGTGCCGGAATTTCCCCGCAGGCCCGGGACGTAAAAAAATCCGCAATAGTTACCGCCTGTCCCGGCAGGCTGCTTGACCTGATGGCAAGAGACGAGATTGATCTTTCCGCAGTGGATATTCTGGTGCTTGATGAGGCCGACCGTATGCTCGACATGGGTTTCCGGGATGAAGTCCGCAGAATTCTGGATCAGCTTCCTGAAGAAAGAATGACTTTGCTTTTTTCGGCTACCCTGCCGGACGGGGTGGCGGAGCTTGCCGGGCTGGTGCTTGCCGATCCTGAATTTATCCGGGTGGACGCCGCTCCGGTTGCCGAGGGAGTGGAGCACATGTGCTGTCCCGTTCCACTGCATCTAAAACAGCGTTTACTTAAATTTCTGCTGCGGGAGCTTGATTTTGAGAGTGTGCTGGTGTTTGTGCGAACAAAACGGTGGGCCAGAAGACTGGCGCAAAGGCTTTCCAAGTGGGGTTTCCGGGCCGCAGACCTGCATGGAGACCTTTCGCAGAGCAAGAGAAACAGGGCGCTTGACGGTTTCAAGAGCGGCGAATTCAACATACTTGTAGCGACAGATCTGGCCGCAAGGGGCATTGATTGCTCCGGAATTTCTCACGTAATAAATTATGATATGCCGGACTCCGTTGAAATATACATTCACAGGATAGGCCGGACCGGGCGCGCCGGACGATCCGGTTCCGCATGCCTGCTTTGCGCTCCGGAGGAAAGGGAACGACTGGTTGAGATTGAAGAAAGTCTGGGTTACAGCCTGCCTTTGTATAATATAGACTCGTTCAACTATGATGCTCCGCCTTCAATTGAACCGGAGTCTGAAACAAAATTTTGTTTTAATAAAAAATAA
- a CDS encoding ribonuclease H-like domain-containing protein, producing the protein MLEKTFCHLKGIGVTTEARLWESGVNNWHDAVEGISLPLSAAKVSELERGCGESLKKLDESDANWFADRLPASDQWRLYSHFRGNVAYIDIETTGTDAHCCDITTIALWNGSEVKTYVQGRNLYDFEEEISRYQLIVSFNGKCFDVPFIEKYFGMKIEAAHIDLRFVFRALGITGGLKGIEHYFGMDRGDAEGLDGYFAVLLWNEYEMHGNEQALETLLAYNVLDSVNLENLMIRAYNMHIMRFPQHDLKPIAEKPEPENPFKAHRVVVDAIRSKYMATGSFRRF; encoded by the coding sequence ATGCTTGAGAAAACTTTCTGTCACCTGAAGGGAATCGGAGTTACCACGGAAGCCAGACTCTGGGAGTCCGGGGTGAACAATTGGCATGATGCTGTAGAAGGAATTTCCCTGCCTCTTTCCGCGGCAAAGGTCAGTGAGCTGGAACGCGGATGCGGTGAATCGTTGAAAAAACTGGACGAGAGCGATGCCAACTGGTTTGCGGATCGTCTGCCCGCATCGGACCAGTGGAGACTGTATTCCCATTTTCGTGGGAACGTGGCCTACATCGATATTGAAACTACGGGTACGGATGCCCATTGCTGCGACATCACCACGATTGCCCTGTGGAACGGCAGTGAAGTGAAGACCTACGTTCAGGGCCGCAATCTGTACGATTTCGAAGAAGAGATATCCCGCTATCAGCTTATAGTCAGCTTTAACGGAAAGTGCTTTGACGTTCCTTTCATTGAAAAATATTTCGGAATGAAGATAGAGGCGGCGCACATAGACCTGCGTTTTGTCTTCCGGGCCCTGGGCATCACCGGAGGATTGAAGGGCATAGAGCACTATTTCGGCATGGACCGCGGAGATGCCGAAGGTCTTGACGGTTATTTTGCCGTGCTTCTCTGGAACGAATACGAAATGCACGGCAATGAACAGGCTCTTGAAACGCTTCTGGCCTATAATGTGCTGGACAGCGTGAACCTGGAAAATCTCATGATCAGGGCTTACAACATGCACATAATGCGTTTTCCCCAGCATGATCTCAAGCCCATAGCCGAAAAGCCGGAACCGGAAAATCCATTCAAGGCGCATCGCGTTGTTGTGGATGCCATCAGAAGCAAGTACATGGCCACCGGGTCTTTCAGGAGGTTTTAG
- a CDS encoding DUF370 domain-containing protein codes for MMQKQTLLNIGFGNFVVSSRVITIVNPSSSPMRRLREDARQEGRLVDATQGRKTRSIIVTDSNHVILSAIQAETIGHRFISDEGEND; via the coding sequence GTGATGCAGAAACAGACCCTACTTAATATAGGTTTCGGTAATTTCGTGGTTTCCAGCAGGGTGATCACTATCGTCAACCCTTCCTCCTCGCCCATGCGCAGACTGCGCGAAGATGCGAGGCAGGAGGGGAGGCTGGTGGATGCAACTCAGGGCCGCAAAACCCGCTCCATAATAGTTACGGATTCAAATCATGTGATTCTTTCGGCCATTCAGGCGGAGACAATCGGACACCGTTTTATTTCCGACGAGGGTGAGAATGACTGA
- a CDS encoding class I SAM-dependent methyltransferase, with translation MQEQSAMKVGKVYHPFISLDEMVIDPSNYDDRPLMSDVDMLSDPNVEITDVLIINMVLKFFYCYVHKEGFYKPVDLVEVSRLCEMFSRHRSLNEPDDDIELMNYLRQWSFSLRMLADVTKTSHIIRSIITQNISPKLMEQDEYVGLDIGTGTGILLLAQHIHARRNGFENIILYGIEYDKMVGLQSYKIFKELGIAEIILGDARDSRNYAPLEDKTLTFVSNETVAAMHQPLRREHFVCICNTLFRTLGRNIKDAAFFPEGLIAFCKDLNVSVLLAKNTAFQGPKEYHDMNLFPQGIIIEGNIVPLHKLGEELLPYLSEWAQVRLPRRW, from the coding sequence ATGCAGGAACAGAGTGCAATGAAAGTCGGCAAGGTCTACCATCCTTTCATATCTCTGGACGAAATGGTCATCGACCCGTCCAACTACGATGACCGTCCTTTAATGTCCGATGTGGACATGCTGAGCGATCCGAATGTCGAGATTACCGATGTTCTGATTATAAATATGGTTCTCAAGTTTTTCTACTGCTATGTGCACAAGGAAGGGTTTTATAAGCCTGTGGACCTGGTGGAAGTCAGCCGTCTTTGCGAGATGTTCAGCCGCCATCGCAGTCTCAATGAACCGGATGATGACATCGAACTCATGAACTATCTGCGCCAGTGGTCCTTCTCACTGCGCATGCTTGCGGATGTGACCAAGACCAGCCACATCATACGTTCCATCATTACCCAGAATATTTCTCCTAAACTCATGGAGCAGGATGAGTACGTCGGGCTGGATATCGGAACCGGAACCGGGATACTGCTTCTGGCCCAGCACATTCATGCCCGCAGGAACGGGTTTGAGAACATAATCCTCTACGGCATTGAATATGATAAGATGGTCGGGCTCCAGAGTTACAAGATTTTCAAGGAACTGGGCATTGCCGAAATTATCCTCGGAGACGCCAGGGACAGCAGAAATTACGCTCCGCTGGAAGACAAGACTCTGACCTTTGTTTCAAACGAAACCGTTGCCGCCATGCATCAGCCCCTGAGACGGGAGCATTTTGTCTGCATATGCAACACCCTTTTCCGTACCCTGGGCAGGAACATCAAGGACGCCGCATTCTTCCCGGAAGGTCTTATCGCCTTCTGCAAGGATTTGAACGTTTCCGTTCTGCTGGCCAAGAACACTGCTTTTCAGGGCCCCAAGGAATATCATGATATGAATCTGTTTCCGCAGGGCATTATCATTGAAGGCAATATAGTCCCGCTGCACAAGCTCGGTGAAGAACTGCTTCCATACCTCAGCGAGTGGGCTCAGGTCCGCCTGCCCAGACGCTGGTAA
- a CDS encoding PilZ domain-containing protein: MDNLDFSRIMDTLNTTVIDPALKFLNSMPPDAMPLILGAAGCIALLAAALVYLVLRPATPKDTIRQKKPQDLNSFFKKSGTIMDLAVYGNNENVIGRAVVTRANEEGIRLEIIDDTGISKMSAPAELSLLFAPEQFGAVRINSFKAQIQNLECGSDGCGRMTMSPPSEFALVKRRRHKRKRVIDQQFIRVKIWRGTPEGDETTFADAAPDLAVNSYDPRATGHENNHVINISNGGIGVSAHEALIHKKFSINDDVLINIFMFNFRQKIFKPYWYAGKIRSIEELDGTSYRVGVQFTMHGTIRDETEQHIDWAEI, encoded by the coding sequence ATGGACAATTTAGACTTCAGCCGGATCATGGACACCCTGAATACAACTGTAATCGATCCGGCTCTGAAATTCCTTAACTCCATGCCGCCGGACGCCATGCCGCTGATTCTCGGCGCAGCCGGATGCATCGCACTGCTGGCTGCAGCTCTGGTTTACCTTGTACTGCGCCCGGCAACTCCGAAAGACACAATCAGGCAGAAAAAACCGCAGGATCTGAATTCCTTTTTCAAAAAAAGCGGCACCATCATGGATCTGGCCGTTTACGGAAACAACGAAAACGTCATAGGCCGGGCCGTGGTAACCAGAGCCAACGAAGAAGGAATACGTCTCGAAATAATAGATGATACCGGGATATCAAAAATGTCCGCACCGGCTGAACTGAGCCTTCTTTTCGCCCCTGAGCAATTCGGAGCGGTAAGGATAAACTCCTTCAAGGCGCAGATACAGAACCTTGAATGCGGGAGCGACGGCTGCGGAAGAATGACCATGTCCCCCCCTTCCGAATTCGCACTGGTGAAACGTCGCCGTCACAAAAGAAAAAGAGTCATAGACCAGCAGTTTATCCGGGTAAAAATCTGGCGCGGAACTCCTGAAGGGGACGAAACAACCTTCGCGGATGCTGCACCGGACCTCGCAGTAAATTCCTACGATCCCCGCGCAACAGGACATGAGAACAACCATGTCATTAATATTTCAAACGGGGGAATCGGGGTCAGCGCCCATGAAGCGTTGATACACAAAAAATTCAGCATAAACGATGATGTTCTTATCAACATATTCATGTTTAATTTCAGACAGAAAATCTTCAAACCATACTGGTACGCAGGAAAAATACGTTCCATAGAAGAACTTGACGGAACATCTTACAGAGTCGGCGTGCAGTTCACCATGCACGGCACAATCCGTGATGAAACCGAGCAGCATATCGACTGGGCGGAAATCTGA
- a CDS encoding YicC/YloC family endoribonuclease produces the protein MPVSMTGFGRFEITEDKWSHVWEIRSVNSRFLDLKWRLPNSMRGYESRWEKLVRKYGSRGRVDLSLNLEVFSTELLGVSLNRLQAKAMLDQLRDMAGEDKTAFVPDYNRLLGISALWRDAMSEPDPELAASITEGLEKALANWRDSRQEEGNDLVRDLEERFSLLREYTEQVKVRVPEILESKRSALIERVTSNMETLGAEYVEDRMVQEVAILTDKLDVSEEITRLDAHLERISEVLHGNKDAGKRLDFLLQETFREINTCGNKCQDADVSRIVVEFKAELEKCREQVQNIE, from the coding sequence ATGCCTGTTAGCATGACTGGATTTGGTCGTTTTGAAATAACCGAGGATAAATGGAGCCATGTCTGGGAGATTCGCAGCGTGAACTCCCGTTTTCTGGATCTGAAATGGCGTCTGCCCAACTCCATGCGCGGTTATGAAAGCCGTTGGGAAAAGCTTGTCCGTAAATACGGTTCCCGCGGCAGGGTGGATCTTTCGCTCAATCTTGAAGTTTTCAGCACGGAGCTGCTGGGCGTCAGCCTGAACAGACTGCAGGCCAAGGCAATGCTCGATCAGCTTCGGGACATGGCCGGTGAGGACAAAACAGCGTTTGTTCCCGATTACAACCGGTTGCTGGGTATCTCCGCTCTGTGGCGTGACGCCATGAGCGAACCTGATCCCGAGCTTGCGGCCTCCATCACCGAAGGGCTGGAAAAGGCTCTCGCCAATTGGAGGGACTCCCGGCAGGAAGAAGGTAATGATCTTGTACGTGACCTTGAGGAACGTTTCAGCCTGCTCAGGGAATATACGGAACAGGTTAAAGTCCGGGTGCCGGAAATTCTGGAAAGCAAACGCAGTGCACTGATTGAACGGGTGACCTCCAACATGGAGACTCTCGGAGCGGAGTACGTGGAAGACAGGATGGTTCAGGAAGTGGCCATACTTACCGATAAGCTTGATGTTTCCGAGGAAATAACCCGTCTTGACGCTCATCTGGAGAGGATTTCCGAGGTCCTGCACGGAAACAAGGACGCTGGAAAGCGTCTGGATTTCCTGCTGCAGGAAACCTTCAGGGAAATCAACACCTGCGGCAATAAGTGTCAGGATGCGGATGTGAGCAGGATCGTAGTGGAATTCAAGGCCGAGCTTGAAAAATGTCGCGAACAGGTACAAAACATAGAATAA
- the pyrF gene encoding orotidine-5'-phosphate decarboxylase: protein MSELVVALDFKDAGSAFEMAEKVRGVAPWVKVGLELFCAEGPQIITRFKEMGFKVFVDLKFFDIPNTVKGAVRSATIAGADMLSLHALGGERMALAAREGRAEAAVGGEGPLLMAITILTSMSEEDIPFPVPEGIGSAVLDLALASSQAGLDGIVCSGLEVAAIKEKCGDGFLCLTPGIRPASVSDDQRRVVTPARAVRDGSNFLVVGRPITGADDPAEAARRIIAEMEG from the coding sequence ATGTCTGAACTTGTAGTGGCTCTTGATTTCAAGGATGCCGGAAGCGCCTTTGAAATGGCGGAAAAAGTGCGCGGCGTGGCCCCGTGGGTCAAGGTCGGTCTGGAACTGTTCTGCGCTGAAGGGCCGCAGATCATCACCCGTTTCAAGGAAATGGGGTTCAAGGTTTTTGTCGATCTGAAATTTTTCGATATTCCCAATACCGTAAAAGGGGCGGTCCGCTCCGCCACCATCGCCGGGGCCGATATGCTCAGCCTGCACGCGCTGGGCGGGGAACGCATGGCTCTTGCTGCCCGTGAGGGACGTGCGGAAGCTGCTGTCGGCGGTGAAGGTCCGCTGCTCATGGCCATAACAATTCTGACCAGCATGAGCGAAGAGGACATCCCTTTTCCCGTGCCGGAAGGAATCGGTTCGGCTGTGCTTGATCTTGCTCTGGCATCCTCGCAGGCCGGTCTGGACGGGATTGTCTGTTCCGGGCTTGAGGTTGCGGCCATCAAGGAAAAATGCGGGGACGGATTTTTGTGCCTGACTCCGGGTATCCGCCCGGCCAGTGTTTCCGATGACCAGCGCAGGGTGGTTACCCCTGCCCGTGCCGTTCGTGACGGCTCCAATTTTCTGGTAGTCGGGAGACCTATAACCGGTGCGGATGATCCCGCCGAAGCCGCACGCAGGATAATCGCAGAAATGGAAGGTTAG